GAAGCAGATTTCCACGGCGAGCAGCTCGGCAGCGCGCTGGAATGGCTCTCTCCGGGGGCTCAGGCACCACCACGTGACGCAGTCGCCTCCTGCCGATGCTGTTTTCGAGGAATTCGAGAGGTCGCTGGCCTTCCCGCTgccgagaaagaaaaaggaaCGCCGACAGAACCGCCAGCTTGCCGGCAGACTCTGCGCCATGCCGCCCACGCGCTTCTCTTGATCCGCCTGCTCGAAGGCGTCTCGACACGCAAGAGGCCGCAGAGTCGCCAGCAGATCtacgcgccgcccccctggCGTGAACGGCGCTCCACCGTCGCACACAGAAATAAGGTATGTGTGGGGAAGCCCGCCGCGAAGGGACAGGAAGCGTCAGCCAGCCCCAGGGCACACGGGTGGATTCACTCATCTCACACAGCGAGATAGAAGCAAGTCCGCGACCTGACCTTGCGGAGTAGCCGCACACTCGCAGACAtccctcggcggcctccaaCTTCTTCTCACACGAGGCATACTTGACTGTGCCGGTCTCGGAGCGAGGTGTGCGTAGGGATTTAAGCATGGAGTGAATTTGGTGCGTGTGGATTGTGTGCGAGTAGCGGCACGACTTACGGTCTGAGTCCTTGTGAgatccgcgaggcgcaggcgtctgtTCGTCGTGCCGGCATTTCCTGCTTGAAGGACTGTTCATCCTGCCGAACGatgaagaaaacgaagaaggagaaatgAGAGGCACGTCGACACGCAACTCAGCAACGCACCGCGCACCGGGAGTCTCggcacgagagagaaaaacgcctcAGCGCGAGcacccgcgcctgcggacttccgtcgcggcggcgctcgcctacCACGCGCAGAAAGCACCGCGCCAaagagacgagggagagaaccacacgccggcgcgcgaggtccCGCGGAGCGTCCTCACGAGagtcacgcgcgcgcgaaggaacCGACACAGGCCTCACACCATCAGAGGTTGCCGCACGACGCTCGCTCCCCGCAAAGTGGACGGCGAGTGAACCTTGCTAGAAAGAGAGAGGTGATGCTTCCTCTacgggagagagcgacggcacGATACGAAAGCGCAGCAACTAACGTGTGTGCTTGGCGTGGAGAAGACAGACTGCAAGGAGTGTCTGCAGAGTACAGCGATGACGAAGAAATCCGAGCAGCAGCACAAGCTAGACTTGCGACAAGCAGCGACCCCTCCCCTCCAGCCACGTGCACAttcagcgagagaggaaggaggaagaaaagcgcTTTCAAGGAAAAAACCCGCAGAGGATGGATGGGGAGCGAGACCGTACCGCTGTCCGCGAAAGATCACTGAAATAACAGGATCCtctgagagagaagagaggaggctTCTGCCCTCGAGATCCCCTGCTTCCTGTTTTAGTGCAGGCCGCGCGTTGCTCCGAGAGAAAAGCACGCACGAAGAAACCacacggaggcgaggaggagggagacgcctgAGCAGAAAGCGGAAGAAATCGCCGTTCGAGATTCGACTTTTCTGTAACCGCTACGCGCAGGATCGCCCGGGCTTGCAACGAGTTAGAAATTCAGCTCAGGATCtgaggagaaaacgaaggaaaAAGACAGGTCTCGGAATGGCGATAACGCGCAAACAAGCAGGTAaaacgaggcgaaggcaccCCTGGAAAACAACCCAGTAACTCCCCGCGGGAACTGGTGAGGCATCACCATGCGAGGTCACGAAAGACCGATACCGCCCGCCTAGCCAGACTAGGCGAAGAAAAGCAAAAAAGAACGAACGCTGAGCTTGGAAAAGGAGAAAACTGTCTAGTCTTCGTGCGACCGatctccgctctcctctACACCACCTTCTGCTCCGCAGGATGAAAAGACGAATGCCTCAGCTTCGATTGAAACCCTCGTCTCACTCCAGTTGCCTGCTGGTTTGCCACGTCGTTCCCACAAGACCGAAAAGTTGAACGGAAAGAGAGAATATCCCGCGGAAACCCAGCAGACAGACGACCAAGAAAACCCAGTAACCAAGGGAACACGAACACGCACGCGACCCTACGAAGCTTGCGAACGGAATCCTggaacgcggcgccgctgaccAGAAACAACAGTAAAGAAAAAAGCAACGCGCCCCGACTGCCTgacgaaaaagaagacgagagaagcCGGGCACAAAGAAAAAGGCACAGGAAACTCAAACAAGAAAAGAGGTCCGCACGTTggcaaaaagaaaaaaccaCCGCCAGACACTCACGGGAAAAACATTAAAGCTGTCGGTCGCAACGCTGCACAACTGGGGAGCCAGCTTCAACGGTTGTGACATTGAAAAGAATGAAACTCGTCCCGTGTCACTGAAAAAAGCGGTTGCAGTGAGAGCAGTTCCTCCCCGAAATGCCACCCGGTATTTTACTACGCAGGCAACCCTGGGAGACGATCGCCTCGCCGGTGGTGAAAATTCGACCTACACCGGGGCCGGCTTATATACGGACTATTTTCGCAGGAACTGCCCactgctgcggcaggcgaggaacCGCGATCCAAAAAAGAGTGCCCAGTTCGCTACGACGCGCAGAACCATTTGCAGACATATTTCCGAAACATCTCTGCATACACACGCGTGCGCACCTCGCAACACGTGGTAGAACGGATATCGGCTTTGCTGAGTCCAACACTCCGCTCTACGCAGCGGGAAGACTCAGACTCCAGCATTGAAGATGCCCTGAGCAGCAGGTAGATGCCTGACATAAAACGAAAAAACTGACTAAATATCCAAGATACGAGAGAAGTGTTCCGGCGAACGCATCCTTGAGACTTATGGGAGAGACGCATACGACGCCTTGACCTCCACACCCTCATGCCGGACCCCTGGTCGAGCAGCGTACTCCCCTGCAGCAGGAGGCAAGctctgcagaggaaggcgtgTACGGCGGCACACCTTGAGGCACTGTTCACATCAGGAGAGCGGCTCTGAGTCGGTAGGGTTCCTGCGGCAGTACATTGGACACTATGTGAGTAGTGGAACGACACGCGTGCGCAACTGAATAGGCATGTGCTGCGCGAGAGGACATGCCCATTCTGCTGCAGATGAAGCGCCACTCTTGAGAGGGGAAGAGCCCTCACACGTGAAAGACATCGTAGAACGCAACCATCTGCCTTTCATAGGTGTCagtgcctctcctctcctaGTGTGTGAAAGCCGTACAGGAAGGCGAGTTACAGCCGCGGCAGTACCGGTAGTCCGCCTCCGATATTCACGCCGATCGGGGCACTGACACAACCATGGAGGTGAAGTGCGAGAAGCACACCTACGACATCCTACGACACCCGCAGCGGGCAGCACAAAAGCGGCACCAGTTGGGCAAGTCAAAGGCGCGCTGGTCTTCGTGGGACGGTAATCGGTTGTCTTGCCACCTAACCACGAATGACGCTTACCTCTGCCAGGGGAGGCGGACGGGAGTCGGGCGCTTTCGTTTTTGCCTTTAGCTTCACTGGGCTGGGCAATACCCCTACAAGGTCACTTCGCTTGTGCCCTCAACAGCAATCCTCTCGGCATTGCCATGAGCATGCCCCTGTAGCTTCCTCGAGGCGTttcggcgccgtctctcttCCCCAAGAGGCCGTCCGCAGAAACGCTCGGTCCTTTGGCTGTTAGGATTATGCATCCGCCTGATTGCTGCACCGTATCTGCGCATCGCGGCGCCAtgtccttctcgcctctgACACTGCACCTGCAACGAGAATTGTCCCGGCGACAGAGCCGCGACTTCGAATTGAACGCAGCGGATGGCAAGTCCTGGAGATGACTTAGAACGTCAGAAGTGGCGCAGCAGTGATCGTCTTGTAGTACCTGCAGCGCGTTTTCACCGTCGAGGCCTGGCGCCTTTCCAGCGCGTTGGCATTTATATCGTGGCATCCCGACATTGGTTTGCATTTGGCGCTTGTCGGATCGTTTGTCTTGTACTTTCctcccttcttcttcacgagtcattcccccccccccccctttaACGTCACGCGGCACACCCACTTTACACATCCCTAGCCCGCGCGTGACCACGGCGGTGTGCTCACGGACATCGAGGTAAGGGTTCATGCGCTCAAGTCACCAGGCTCGTCTCTGCTTTCCTTCTTGCGATTCATTGGCTCTCGCTGCCAGTCTTCCACTTGGCTTTCTTTTCATGGCACTTTTGTCGACGTCAATGTCCTCTTCCCCTTTCCCATGATTCCAGCGTCTTCGTTGAGAAAATCTTTTTATGTAGCCAAGCTGTCGAGCATGCGACGCGTGACAGCGTTCGCTTGCCGGATAATCACCCATGTGAGTCTATGTCATTCTCTTCCGACGTAGTAGCAAGGACGCCTATGCGGTAGTATGTACCGGAATTAGGCGACTTTATCACATTTCTGGCGGCCTTTCTTGCTTCGGGTTGAAAGACGCCGCCAGTTTCTGCAGTCCAGCCTAGCGTGCGGCAACGGACGCACCCGGTAGAAGACAACTCGGCGAGAGGCCTGGCTCTgaaagcggcgccgcagggcgttAGTTTCTGGAAGTTTATGTTTACGGTTTCTCGTCGTTCATGTAGTCACTCGAGTATATACTTGGCGATGTTTCCAGCGGCACATCCAAAATACACAGTTGTTCTACATCTATGCAACTGTGCAGATATCTGCACATGCCCTTCAACGTGCACATGCGGCTTTCCGTTCAATTTAAACTCATGTTGCTGTCTCTCATGAGCTGCTTCGCAATGGCACTCAGTTCCACCTGAACGGTCGACTTTACTTACATCTGCCTGTGAGTGTCGTCCGCGCAGTTGTTGGGAATTCTTTCCAGTCTCCGTCTCGCCAGAGACGTTTCTGTAGCCCTTTCGTACGCGCCAGTTTGCGAATTTACCTGACTAGTGAAGAACGCCTGCTTGCTCGCATAATTCTCCCCCTTCCCAAGAATTTTTCCCCCACTTTCGCATCCGCTGTAGCTCCCGGTTCGTCTCatcctgcctctctctcccttcttttCAGTCAGGTGTGTCCCCCTCTGTACCATACTGTTTCCTCCTCCTGTAGTTCTGCAGAGGTCAAACTTCAGAAGATTGTCTTTGCCCTGTCGCTGGCGGCTccctttttttcgcttttttaATTTTTTCTGCGATCTCTTTCGCCCCTGCCGTTAATGCTCGATTCCGCTCTACGCGTGCCGTGTTCGAgtctgtcttcttccgctcgcctctccgaTCTGCTGCTGTCTGCGCCTCTTTGCCTCCTTCACAACTCTCCTCCCTGTCGTCTGTACGCCctttctctgttttcctcCCCTTGGACTCCGTGCTCCGCCATCGCCGCCGGTCGCTTCGACGTCGAGCGCTCTCCGTCTCGCGTTGTCTGCGAGTTcggtcgcctcgcctgtTGCTTTCGTTGCTTCACCACTCGCTCTGCCTGACCCTTCTCGGGGTCGTCAGACGGCTGCATCCGCTGTCTtgttttccgttttttcacggtttcttctctgccgcgtTCCGCCACCATGCAGCCGCTGCTCGGCGAACCCGCAGCGTACGACCACCTGCTGAAGCTCCTTCTGATAGGCGACAGCGGAGTCGGAAAAagttcgcttcttctgcgtttcACAGAAGACGTTTTCAACGACAAGCAGCTCTCCACAATTGGTGAGGATGCTTTGTCCGTTTTTGGATCCTTTCTGCCCGTGATTTGGCGTTGCTAACACAGCTGGCGGGCACCATCGGCCCCTGGAAGGAATGCGCTCGTGCGCGGCTTCATCTTCTCTTCGTCATCCTAAGAGTCGCACTTCTCTCGTTCCGATACAaacgtcgctctcctctcgttTCCGCATTCTTCTCGCAGCTTCTATCTCCCTTCTCCCTCCAGGGGATTGCAGACCTTCCTCCGAGACTGCGATCTCTCGCTGGTTTTTGCCTTTCCCTCGTCTCTGCACGAAACGTCCGTCTTCGTCACGCTTAACGTCTGCCTAGTGCCAATTCCGCATcaccgcgtcttcgcgcgctgtCTCGTGTTTCCAATCACGGCATCGCATTTCGCcgttttctgtttctttttttgtttttACTCTCCTTCCGTCACAGCGCGAGGCCGACTGGAGATCGGGGAACAGGCGACGGCTCGCGTTCCCCCTCGCTGCCtgacagacgcaggcgcaggaggcggcgaccggaGAGAGAGCGTGCCCTGTGTTTTGGTTTCTCTGGTGCAGGTGTTGACTTCAAAGTCAAGCACATGACTGTCGGTGACACGCGACTGAAGCTGGCGATCTGGGATACCGCGGGTCAGGAACGTTTCCGTACACTCACCTCGTCGTACtacagaggcgcgcagggaaTCATCATGGTTTAGTAAGTGTTCCCCGCCTGAGCAGGGCCTCTAAGCACGAATCTCGTTTCCGCCATCGAgtttcgctgctgctggcttCGCGAAATGGATGCGACCGCACGCCTATATACTTATGTATACCACGtgagatatatacatatatatatatatatatatatatatatatatatatatatatatatatatatacatatggaTGTGCATATACAGTAGAGTGCAATTTGTGTCGGTGACCGCGTGTCTCTGTGCAGCGTAGAGGCTGAGTGTTTGCTGGCATGCTGTGGATGCGGGTCCAATCCAGGGTTTTTCCattttctgcttttctcaGCGACGTCAGCAATCGACAGTCGTTCCTCGATCTCCAGTCTTGGCTCGACGAGGTGTATCGCTACTCCACGAATGGCGACGCCATTGTTATGCTCGTCGCGAACAAAATTGATAAAGTAAGACACGCAGCACCTCCGACACGTGACGCGGATCTCTGTGCTTTCGACACGTCCACattttctctctgcctcctcgcggctggcGACTGCGCGGTCGTCGGGGGCGACTGCTAGTTGCTTCTCCGCACGAGCTGGATTGTTGTTTTTTCACCTCGCGTGGCTGCACTATCTACAAGTTAATCGCATTGCCTTGTGTCTTGCCTCGCAACTTGCATCTCTGATGAGAGTGTCGGGGTTTTAGAGTTGGAGAGGAACGCGctcccctcgcgccgcgtgcgcgcggctgtGTCCGGCTCACGGCGGCAGGCACCTCCTCGCCGACCGGGCCCTCTCTCGCTTGAGTCTGTCTGCCGGACGGAGTCGCGTGTCATGGTCAcggcggccttcgtctcAAGCAAATCTGCGTACGCagctccgcgtctctcggcgATCAATGCCGTCGCCGGAAGGCCTTCGCTCACGTGTCGTCGATTTTGCATGTGTTGGTTCATTCGCCAGCGCACGGTGGAggtcgagcgccgcgagggcgaggccttTGCGTACCAGAAGGGCATGCTGTTCGTCGAGACGTCCGCCAAGACTCGGCAAGGGGTGCAACACGCGTTCGAGGAACTCGTTCAAAAAGTCAGTCTTTTGTTGCGCTTTCCTGCTACGCCGGGCTCTGAATCACAGCCACGCGCCCACCCCAGTCGTCATATAAAGATacatacctatatatatgcatattcataaatatatatatgtattttgCGATGAAGGGCGTCGGGACTCTTGgtcgcggcctgcaggcaAGCGTCCGCTGATGCCGCGCAATTTAATACTGTTTCactcggcagcggcgcgccgttaAGCAGTCCGAATTGTCTGCAATGTCTCTTCGCACCGCTGCACTCTcacttcttccgcgtctgctggAGAGTTGCTGCGCAACTGTATTCACCTATCCGTATATATAATATGTGCGTCTGATGTATATGGAATTCATTTTGATATTTACGTGTAACTGAATGCCTTGGGCGCGCTGCATCAGGAAACTGTGTGTGATGTTTGGTTGCTGCTTTTCAGATTCTCGACACTCCGTCGTTGCTGGCAAACACCTCCGCCGCGGGAACGGCCCGGCGGCAGCTGTCGTatggcggagacggcgacttGGGAGCCGCTTTGTCGGGGTGCTCATGCTGAGAGAAGACGAGTGAAGAGACGTGAATCGCGCCAGAGCGCCAGAAACGACGCTTGCATGCAGGTGGCTCGGGCCTGGCACCCTCGGAAAGCAGTGCCAACGCGTGGCTCTCTCGTTATTTGATCCGTGGTCGTTGACGAGAGAACGACGAATCTTCCTGCGATGCTGCCGACAGGAGATAATCGTCTTTCTAGCTGAAACGGGAGCCTGTCTCGAGGTAGCGACGTGCCTGTTTCCTCGGCTTCGTTCTCCAACTTCTCAACGTCTGCATCCACCCCCCTTTTGAGGActtctttcctcttttctgctGTTTCTCTGGTGTGGCTTATCTCGCCTGTAATAAGGCCCTTTCGTCTGGAGCTGGAAAGCGTTCAGGAGCACTTTGCATCGCCTGGAGCACTTTGCCGTTCTttctcgtttttttcgcttcgcAAGCTCCCACTGTGGAGGCAGACTCGGCACAGCTGCCTCGGGTGTCTGCACAcattcctcgctctcgctggagACTGTGAATCGCGTAGCGAGGAATGACACGTTCATTCTTTCCGGTATGCGCCAGATATTTACTCTCGCCTGCACACGGTGGCTGCATagagacacgcgccgcgTGACGAATTGTAGCTGAGAAAGGAAGCCAAGCCCTAGTTCAAGGGCCGTTGCCTTAAGCGATGAAGGGCAGTGCGCGGCCTTCAGACTTCATTCACATGGTGTAGCTACCGAAGTGAAATTGGCGTGAACCCTTCCCGATGCCGAAAGATTACGCGTTCCCTGTAGAGATTTTTCGGTCGAAACCATACCTCCTAAATACCCGCAGTGGGCGCTGGCGACAGATACTGTGGGTTCGAGTTCTCAGCAACAGTCGCCACGCAGATAGAACCCGATACGCGGTGCATATCTTGGATTCTCGACTCTGTCGGATTGTAGCGAGGCTCGGGCGGGTAGCGAGCACTGCACTCAAGAACAGCACTGTGCGACGTGTTGCGTCAGCAGCAGCTTCCCCTTATCGAGGCTTCTCGGGTTTTCTCTCGAAAGGGCGGCAGAAACCCGAGAAGCTTTGCCTGTTTGTCCTGACGAGCCGGAGACGGGCTGTGTTTCCACGAGACTTGGCaagaggaaagcgaggaTACAGGGTTTTTTCCGACGAGCTAGGGATTCAGTGCTCCAACAAGCCCCCTCCTGGGGCCAGAAAGCGGATCCTGGAGGCTATAGGGACAGTCAGGCCGACTAGCGAAACGGCGGCTACAGAGAGGGAACCGACGATGCTGCACTCCAGCTTGAGTTGAGAGCTAGCGCGCTCGCCCGTCAGCTTTAAACCCTCAGCatgtcttctcgccgcgtgGCTTGACTCTCCACGAAGGACCGCGGAACAATTTGAGACAAAAGGGATTCGAGCGAGTCTGCGTGCGTAGAGAGTCATGGCGCGGCGGGTGTGCCGCGGGCCCTAGTGGCAACTTTGCACAGACAAGGAATCGTGAGTtttgcagcagccgcagcacgaGAGACCGCACGTCCCAggaaagaaggcgcagaatGTCTGAGCATCGGTTGATCTTGAGGCTTGTGAACGTCTTAAGTATTCGCGCGACAGTACGCCAAGCCGATTCTTTGAGTCTCCCTCTACGCTTCCCTCTGTCGAGTGTGCGCCCGAGGCCGATGAACCTGCCGCGACTAACATGCACGGCGAAAAGTTGTTTCGGCTTCAACGGGAGAGAACGTGCCAAAACGCGGACGAAACGACTCCCTTCACAAatttctgttttttcgtgACTCAGAGACCAACAGGAGCCAGTATCTGAAAGGGGAACAAGATGGAGAGGGGGCGTGTTGCATACCCCCGATGTGATAACGCGAACggaagagacgcggagggggTTGGCCGCGCGCAAGTGTGCAGAGAAAAGACAACAAGACAACAGCATTCAGCATCGAGGCTCTTTTCAACCCTTAAATAAGGCAACTTCGAGTGTCCTTACACCACGTAAACTTTCCA
Above is a window of Besnoitia besnoiti strain Bb-Ger1 chromosome Unknown contig00007, whole genome shotgun sequence DNA encoding:
- a CDS encoding Rab18/RabC-family small GTPase (encoded by transcript BESB_074180), with product MQPLLGEPAAYDHLLKLLLIGDSGVGKSSLLLRFTEDVFNDKQLSTIGVDFKVKHMTVGDTRLKLAIWDTAGQERFRTLTSSYYRGAQGIIMVYDVSNRQSFLDLQSWLDEVYRYSTNGDAIVMLVANKIDKRTVEVERREGEAFAYQKGMLFVETSAKTRQGVQHAFEELVQKILDTPSLLANTSAAGTARRQLSYGGDGDLGAALSGCSC